The proteins below are encoded in one region of Huiozyma naganishii CBS 8797 chromosome 7, complete genome:
- the RRP36 gene encoding rRNA-processing protein RRP36 (similar to Saccharomyces cerevisiae YOR287C; ancestral locus Anc_8.748) — translation MAVHEDDDELSTLSFGALKRAEQIMERDDQRERTDHKKKTQGHKKKTQGHCEESSSESEDEAFFEEDERDDSHRHKHAPREHSSKRRVRRVREIPGLPSTPRVRTSSGPGGGGSGGGLYEDIRFSKATGGVEDEAVVRRRYAFLDEYRASEISELEQLLRDPRRRGLLSEGDVSAAEEQLRSMKSRLQSVQNRDLEQKIVREYEGEMNKGNRTRFHLKKSERRKVVQKWKYEHMGAKQRERAMARKRKKQLGREFRELEGTPATSRQPKSHKYSPRTK, via the coding sequence ATGGCTGTGcacgaggacgacgacgagcTGAGTACGCTGTCCTTCGGGGCGTTGAAGCGTGCGGAGCAGATCATGGAGCGGGACGACCAGAGGGAGAGGACAGAccacaagaagaagacacaAGGCCataagaagaagacacAAGGGCATTGCGAGGAGAGCAGTTCAGAGTCTGAAGACGAAGCGTTCTTTGAGGAGGACGAGAGGGACGACTCCCACAGACACAAACACGCACCGAGGGAGCACTCGTCGAAGCGGCGGGTGCGGCGGGTGCGTGAGATCCCCGGGTTGCCCTCGACGCCGCGAGTACGGACGAGTAGTGGCCCAGGAGGCGGTGGGAGCGGCGGCGGGCTGTATGAGGACATTCGGTTCAGTAAAGCTACCGGTGGAGTTGAGGATGAGGCCGTTGTGAGGCGGCGGTACGCCTTCTTGGACGAGTACCGAGCGAGCGAGATATCAGAGTTGGAACAGTTGCTGCGGGACCCGAGGCGTCGTGGGTTGCTCAGCGAGGGGGACGTCTCTGCCGCAGAGGAGCAACTGCGGAGCATGAAGTCGCGGTTACAGTCCGTGCAGAACAGGGACCTCGAGCAGAAGATCGTGCGGGAGTACGAGGGCGAGATGAACAAGGGGAACCGTACGCGGTTCCACCTGAAGAAGAGCGAACGGCGCAAGGTCGTGCAGAAGTGGAAGTACGAGCACATGGGTGCGAAGCAACGTGAGCGGGCGATGGCCAGGAAGCGGAAGAAGCAGCTGGGCAGGGAGTTTAGAGAATTGGAGGGCACGCCGGCGACGTCTAGGCAGCCAAAGTCCCATAAGTATTCCCCACGTACTAAGTAG
- the PLP2 gene encoding Plp2p (similar to Saccharomyces cerevisiae PLP2 (YOR281C); ancestral locus Anc_8.743), with the protein MNEPMFQVQVDESEDTEWNDILREKGVIPQRPEHSAEDQLEEAIDEAIAKQKQQQQQQRELDADSDDEFFEQYRRERFAQMQRDRAKCVFGEVYHCNKPEYSEQVTQASMGTAEGGPVYVFVHLALQGNLQSRILERLFVTAAGRFKDCKFVEIEASKAVEGYPDRNCPTLIVYHEGKVLRNIVTLLELGGDDASDADLERLMVQVGAIAGSDDRRAHTDQDTGATPHRRLNFVGKHSRELAPSDEDDEDDEDDFFN; encoded by the coding sequence ATGAACGAGCCCATGTTCCAGGTGCAAGTGGACGAGTCCGAGGACACGGAGTGGAACGATATCCTGCGGGAGAAAGGTGTAATCCCGCAGCGTCCAGAACACTCCGCCGAGGACCAACTCGAGGAGGCCATCGACGAGGCCATCGCGAAGcagaaacaacagcaacagcagcagaggGAACTCGATGCCGACtccgacgacgagttctttgaacagtacaGGAGGGAACGGTTTGCACAGATGCAGAGGGACCGTGCCAAGTGCGTCTTTGGGGAGGTGTACCATTGCAACAAGCCAGAGTACAGCGAGCAAGTCACACAGGCGAGTATGGGCACCGCAGAGGGGGGCCCAGTGTACGTGTTCGTGCACCTTGCGTTGCAGGGGAACCTGCAGAGTAGGATCCTGGAACGTTTGTTCGTCACTGCAGCGGGGCGGTTCAAGGACTGTAAGTTCGTAGAGATAGAGGCGAGCAAAGCAGTGGAGGGGTACCCAGACCGCAACTGCCCAACACTCATCGTGTACCACGAGGGGAAAGTGCTCCGTAACATCGTGACATTGCTCGAATTGGGCGGTGACGACGCATCCGATGCAGACCTCGAGAGACTCATGGTCCAAGTCGGCGCTATTGCGGGATCAGACGATAGACGCGCCCACACGGATCAAGATACCGGTGCCACGCCACACAGAAGACTCAATTTTGTAGGGAAACACTCTAGAGAGTTGGCCCCCagcgacgaggacgacgaggacgacgaggatgacttcttcaattga
- the YPK9 gene encoding putative acid anhydride hydrolase (similar to Saccharomyces cerevisiae YOR291W; ancestral locus Anc_8.758): MASTQGTPGRSGGRRAGGRQSVSSNWTAGTGATLTSGLLLDQNSSEPYAGASFEAVPSSIVSFHHPHSIQSSGYLTGAGVGAADQSHSHSQSQSPSQPLIERPGLAGPSQRRSSSRSSSRVPQFRFFTDKQISDAEGAATLEHTDYNTHWEDRPAYETERLFGVNSSSRGSSAFASRRSSLSRIGSYGSYGSHGSLGADSYLGHPLTRHARRSESVSGAGAGAGDDVHSNAIYQTRSTDSSASLSRYTITDRIPSEIEDQDSGILDETSSGRSRSQSTASGSSRDNEEDNNGHDDNHSHYKKGAYHNEFLKAEYHEKFYAKYAATQTFQRFYITEEDIVIGIAGYRNGRLRVWLYNLLCWFTLGVAYVVFKWFPARKVKLVGVRCPLGKAEWVVIENEFGEFIVEQVDRRWYNRPLSTVLILEKSEQGGGDGVGNDAQSLDNTTHHHSNDANPNMPILVSFQYRYITFIYSPLEDIFRTNNNWADLDWLNLNHVQRGLPSVIQEDRIIAFDKNQINLKVKTTSEILFNEVLHPFYVFQIFSIILWSLDEYYYYAACIFLISVLSISETLIETKKTSQNLSEMSHFNCEVRVFRDEFWTNVNSSELVPGDIYEVSDPALTVLPCDCILLTGDCIVNESMLTGESVPVPKAPATEDTMFQLLEDFQNTQISSFVSKSFLFNGTKIIRARYPPGHSAALAMVVRTGFSTTKGSLVRSMVFPKPTGFKFYSDSFKYIGVMAIVAMLGFSLSCIRFVKIGLDKRTMILRALDIITVVVPPALPATLTVGTSFALSRLKRKGIFCISPTRVNIGGKIDVMCFDKTGTLTEDGLDVLGVHLSEPGQHGFKFGTLKSDSVDLFDKFSLNDCSSPLDVKSKNLLMSLLTCHSLRLVDGELIGDPLDFKMFQFTGWSFEEDFQKQKFHSLYEERHEGVMFPENNDIIPAVVHPNSDDPENKFIDNDPHNFLGIIRSFDFLSELRRMSVIVKLSSDDIYWAFTKGAPEVISEICNKNTLPSDYNEILDHYTHSGNRVIACAGKILPKHTWLYSQKVSREEVECNMEFLGFIIFENKLKEATTPTLKVLQDASIRTIMCTGDNVLTAISVGRECGLVKEPKVYVPYLNNPDGEFLVWRDVDNYEDILDVATLQPVSQETTTDYTLAVTGEVFRILFASENNIPEDYINEILLKTSVYARMSPDEKHELMEQLQKIDYTVGFCGDGANDCGALKAADVGISLSEAEASVAAPFTSKVFDIRCVLDVIKEGRASLVTSFACFQYMSLYSAIQFITITILYSRGSNLGDFQFLYIDLFLIVPIAIFMSWSKPFDKLAKKRPSANLVSLKILLPMMLSFVIILLFQVIPWLYVQEEPWYVKPVVGGDDAVQSSDNTVLFYVSNFQYILTAVILSVGPPYREPMSKNFGFIIDILVSLLASTLLMFVDLTSGLGKLFQLTFISGGFKTFIVVWAIVNYFVQAYIPGTVKTYFKKRRSSKKYKNILRERNTLQTA, from the coding sequence ATGGCGAGTACACAGGGTACGCCGGGCCGCAGTGGCGGGAGACGCGCGGGGGGCAGGCAGTCCGTATCGTCCAATTGGACGGCTGGGACAGGAGCCACGCTCACCTCAGGGTTGCTTCTCGATCAGAACAGTTCGGAACCGTACGCTGGGGCGTCCTTTGAGGCAGTGCCGAGCTCTATCGTGTCGTTTCATCACCCGCACTCTATCCAGTCTAGTGGGTACCTTACGGGGGCCGGGGTAGGGGCTGCTGATCAGTCGCACTCGCACTCGCAATCACAATCCCCGTCACAACCACTGATCGAACGACCAGGACTCGCTGGGCCCTCACAAAGACGATCCTCCTCTAGAAGCTCATCCCGTGTCCCGCAGTTCAGGTTCTTCACGGACAAGCAGATCAGCGACGCAGAGGGTGCAGCGACGCTTGAACACACGGACTACAACACCCATTGGGAGGACCGGCCAGCGTACGAAACGGAACGTTTGTTTGGGGTCAACAGTAGCAGCAGAGGTAGCAGTGCATTTGCGTCCCGTAGGTCATCCCTCTCTCGAATCGGTTCTTATGGGTCCTACGGGTCCCATGGATCTCTGGGGGCAGACAGTTATTTGGGCCACCCGCTCACAAGGCACGCAAGAAGAAGTGAGTCTGTGTCaggtgctggtgctggtgctggtgaTGACGTACATTCCAACGCCATTTACCAAACCCGCTCCACGGACTCCTCCGCAAGTCTCTCCAGATACACGATCACGGACAGGATCCCGAGCGAGATCGAGGACCAGGACAGCGGGATCCTAGACGAGACGTCTTCGGGCCGCAGTAGGTCACAGTCCACCGCCAGTGGGTCATCGCGTgacaacgaggaggacaacAACGGACACGACGACAATCACAGCCACTACAAGAAGGGCGCGTACCAcaacgagttcttgaaaGCAGAGTACCATGAGAAATTCTACGCCAAGTATGCCGCTACACAAACTTTCCAACGGTTCTATATCACCGAGGAGGACATCGTCATCGGGATCGCTGGGTACAGGAACGGGAGGTTGCGTGTCTGGCTATACAACCTCCTGTGCTGGTTCACACTAGGGGTAGCGTATGTCGTGTTCAAGTGGTTCCCAGCCCGTAAAGTGAAACTAGTAGGGGTTAGGTGCCCCTTGGGGAAGGCAGAGTGGGTCGTGATCGAAAACGAGTTCGGTGAGTTCATCGTAGAACAAGTCGACAGGAGATGGTACAACAGACCATTGAGCACGGTGCTCATACTTGAAAAATCCGAGCAGGGAGGAGGCGACGGCGTCGGAAACGACGCTCAATCCCTCGATAACACAACGCACCACCACTCAAACGACGCAAACCCAAACATGCCCATCCTCGTCTCCTTCCAGTACAGGTATATCACGTTCATCTACTCCCCACTCGAGGATATCTTCAGAACCAATAACAACTGGGCAGACCTCGACTGGCTCAACTTGAACCACGTGCAGCGCGGACTCCCCAGCGTGATCCAGGAGGACAGAATCATAGCGTTCGACAAAAACCAGATTAACTTGAAGGTAAAAACAACTTCGGAGATTCTCTTCAACGAGGTGCTCCACCCGTTCTACGtgttccaaatcttttCCATTATTCTGTGGAGCTTGGACGAATACTACTACTATGCGGCATGcatcttcctcatctcCGTGCTCTCCATCTCGGAGACACTGATagaaacgaagaagacgtCTCAAAACCTCTCCGAAATGTCTCACTTCAACTGCGAGGTGCGTGTCTTTAGAGATGAGTTCTGGACAAACGTGAACTCGAGCGAATTAGTTCCGGGGGACATTTACGAAGTTTCAGACCCAGCACTCACAGTCCTACCGTGTGACTGTATCCTACTGACCGGGGACTGTATCGTAAACGAGTCCATGCTCACGGGTGAATCTGTCCCAGTCCCGAAGGCCCCAGCTACAGAGGACACCATGTTCCAACTCCTGGAAGATTTCCAAAACACGCAAATATCAAGCTTCGTCTCCAAGTCTTTCCTATTCAACGGTACAAAAATCATTAGAGCAAGGTACCCTCCGGGCCACTCCGCTGCTCTCGCCATGGTCGTGCGAACCGGGTTTTCCACAACAAAGGGCTCCCTCGTACGGTCAATGGTCTTCCCGAAACCAACAGGATTTAAGTTTTATAGCGACTCATTCAAGTACATTGGTGTCATGGCCATCGTTGCCATGCTTGGGTTCTCTTTAAGCTGCATCAGGTTTGTGAAAATCGGCTTGGATAAAAGGACAATGATCTTGAGAGCTCTGGATATAATAACTGTTGTCGTACCGCCAGCGTTGCCAGCAACTCTGACTGTGGGGACAAGCTTCGCCCTGAGCAGATTGAAACGTAAAGGAATATTCTGTATTTCACCAACGAGAGTCAACATTGGTGGGAAAATCGACGTTATGTGTTTCGACAAAACGGGGACATTGACAGAGGATGGGTTGGACGTCCTGGGTGTGCACCTTTCCGAACCGGGACAACACGGGTTCAAATTTGGCACCTTGAAATCCGATAGTGTCGACCTCTTTGACAAGTTCTCCTTGAACGACTGTAGCTCGCCGCTGGATGTAAAGTCCAAAAACCTTTTGATGTCGCTTTTGACATGCCACTCTTTGCGGCTCGTTGATGGTGAGTTAATAGGTGATCCGTTGGACTTCAAAATGTTCCAATTTACAGGTTGGTCATTCGAGGAggactttcaaaaacagaAATTCCATTCATTGTATGAGGAAAGACACGAGGGCGTCATGTTCCCGGAGAACAATGACATCATACCCGCTGTGGTTCATCCCAATTCAGACGACCCGGAAAACAAGTTTATTGATAACGACCCGCACAATTTCCTGGGGATCATCAGAAGCTTCGACTTTCTGTCCGAACTGAGAAGAATGAGTGTTATTGTGAAACTTAGCTCCGATGACATATACTGGGCGTTCACAAAAGGGGCTCCAGAGGTTATATCTGAGATCTGTAACAAGAACACTTTACCATCGGACTACAACGAGATCTTGGACCACTACACACATTCCGGGAACAGAGTCATCGCCTGTGCCGGCAAGATCTTGCCAAAACACACCTGGCTTTACTCTCAGAAAGTCAGTAGAGAGGAGGTTGAATGCAATATGGAATTCCTCGGTTTTATCATTTTTGAgaacaaactgaaggaGGCGACGACCCCTACATTGAAGGTCTTGCAAGATGCGAGTATCAGAACGATTATGTGTACAGGGGATAACGTCTTGACTGCTATCTCTGTTGGCAGAGAGTGTGGTTTGGTCAAGGAGCCGAAAGTTTACGTGCCGTACTTGAATAATCCGGATGGAGAATTTCTCGTGTGGAGAGATGTTGACAACTACGAGGATATCCTGGATGTTGCCACGTTACAACCGGTTAGTCAGGAAACAACTACAGATTATACTCTGGCTGTGACTGGGGAAGTGTTCAGAATACTCTTTGCCTCAGAAAACAATATACCGGAGGATTACATCAACGAGATTTTGCTCAAGACGTCTGTGTACGCAAGGATGTCACCGGATGAGAAGCATGAGCTGATGGAGCAGTTGCAAAAAATTGACTACACCGTCGGGTTCTGTGGTGATGGTGCTAACGACTGTGGTGCTTTAAAAGCTGCCGACGTGGGTATTTCTTTGTCTGAGGCAGAGGCTTCTGTTGCTGCACCATTCACCTCGAAAGTGTTCGATATACGTTGTGTTCTTGACGTTATTAAAGAGGGGAGAGCATCGCTGGTCACTTCTTTTGCCTGTTTCCAGTACATGAGCTTGTACTCTGCGATCCAATTCATTACAATTACGATCTTATACAGCCGTGGATCCAATCTGGGTGATTTCCAGTTCCTATACATCGACTTATTCCTTATTGTTCCAATCGCGATATTCATGTCGTGGTCTAAACCATTTGACAAACTTGCGAAGAAGAGACCCTCCGCGAATCTTGTTTCGTTAAAGATCCTGCTCCCCATGATGCTAAGTTTCGTGATCATTCTTCTATTCCAGGTGATTCCGTGGCTCTATGTCCAAGAGGAACCGTGGTATGTGAAACCTGTTGTCGGTGGGGATGACGCGGTGCAATCCTCGGATAACACAGTTCTTTTCTACGTCTCTAACTTCCAATACATTTTAACCGCCGTCATTCTCTCTGTGGGCCCGCCGTATAGGGAACCCATGTCTAAGAATTTCGGGTTTATCATCGATATCTTAGTATCGTTGCTGGCCAGCACGTTGTTGATGTTTGTGGATCTGACTTCCGGTCTGGGAAAGCTTTTCCAATTGACGTTTATCTCTGGTGGGTTTAAGACATTTATTGTTGTGTGGGCGATTGTGAATTACTTCGTGCAAGCTTACATCCCGGGCACGGTCAAGACGTACTTCAAGAAGCGGAGAAGCAGTAAGAAGTATAAGAATATTTTGAGGGAGAGAAACACCCTTCAGACGGCGTGA
- the MPD1 gene encoding protein disulfide isomerase MPD1 (similar to Saccharomyces cerevisiae MPD1 (YOR288C); ancestral locus Anc_8.750), with product MLRGLWGCIIAALCAVVVGTGFYEGARDVVELTAKDFDKVVHGSNYTSLVEFYAPWCGHCQRMKPSVEKAARRLAGVAQVAAVNCDLNKNRGLCREYNVEGYPTVMLFKPPRVPLARNASENRAGDSGAKTPRLSRHVHEVYNGARRSSAMVNYVLARLKNYVRRAGRLERFGAVLRDRMRPCILLLSKDEKSPPLYKAMALDWLERVDFYAVHNRRWTKQIASNSNSSSEFPQLYPATVEELNNKILPQLQDSNYTTSILLAFHPETDTVVEYPASQPLTKPLVAQFIRDQFDGILPQEGPLSDRQRWLDKLREAPKDRGRPKAKRPAVHDEL from the coding sequence ATGCTACGCGGACTGTGGGGGTGTATTATTGCTGCTCTGTGTGCTGTGGTTGTTGGTACTGGTTTCTACGAGGGTGCGAGGGATGTTGTGGAACTAACGGCGAAGGACTTCGATAAAGTGGTCCATGGGTCGAACTACACTTCACTCGTCGAGTTCTACGCGCCCTGGTGTGGTCACTGTCAGCGGATGAAGCCCTCCGTGGAGAAGGCCGCTCGGCGGCTTGCTGGGGTCGCACAGGTCGCCGCTGTCAATTGcgacttgaacaagaacagggGACTGTGCAGGGAGTACAACGTCGAGGGGTACCCGACGGTGATGCTGTTCAAGCCTCCACGGGTGCCACTAGCGAGGAACGCGAGTGAGAACCGCGCGGGAGACAGCGGGGCCAAGACCCCGCGGCTGTCACGGCACGTCCACGAGGTGTATAACGGTGCAAGACGGTCCAGTGCAATGGTGAACTACGTTCTGGCGCGGTTGAAGAACTACGTGCGTCGTGCTGGCCGTTTGGAACGGTTTGGTGCTGTGTTGAGGGACCGTATGCGGCCCTgcattcttcttctgtccAAAGACGAGAAGTCTCCACCACTGTACAAGGCGATGGCACTCGATTGGCTCGAGAGAGTTGACTTCTACGCTGTGCACAACCGTCGGTGGACGAAACAGATTGCCAgtaacagcaacagcagctcTGAGTTCCCGCAATTGTACCCTGCCACGGTGGAAGAACTAAACAACAAGATCCTTCCGCAGTTACAAGACTCGAACTACACGACAAGCATACTGCTTGCGTTCCATCCGGAGACAGATACCGTTGTGGAGTACCCAGCCTCGCAACCTCTGACGAAACCACTCGTTGCACAGTTCATCAGGGACCAATTCGACGGCATTTTGCCCCAGGAGGGGCCCCTGAGCGACCGCCAACGGTGGCTGGACAAACTCAGGGAGGCACCCAAGGACAGGGGACGCCCGAAGGCCAAGAGACCAGCCGTACACGACGAGTTGTAG
- the KNAG0G02950 gene encoding phosphoglycerate mutase (similar to Saccharomyces cerevisiae YOR283W; ancestral locus Anc_8.745), whose protein sequence is MTRARETGYTSNEDDNVVRVFLVRHGQTDHNVKKILQGHRDIPLNVDGVKQSHSLGEYLQSRGVHFDRVYSSDLTRCRETTAELLLPVDDAPAPPVKYDARLRERDMGVIEGMHLAEAERYAAKHGGGSFRDFGEPADQFMARLRAGLEAAVKDASAHGCKNVAVVSHGGAIRGLLKWLVQGAGGGDLQQVIVFNTSVTVVDYTKHDGQYTVRTVGNTAHLGDGEFVVSDLKLR, encoded by the coding sequence ATGACGAGAGCTAGGGAGACAGGGTACACGAGCAATGAGGACGACAATGTTGTGCGGGTGTTCCTCGTTCGGCACGGCCAGACGGACCACAACGTGAAGAAGATCCTGCAGGGACACAGGGACATCCCACTGAACGTTGACGGAGTGAAGCAGTCGCACTCTCTCGGGGAGTACTTGCAGTCCCGTGGGGTCCACTTCGACCGGGTCTACTCCAGTGACTTGACACGGTGTCGTGAGACCACTGCGGAACTGCTGCTTCCCGTGGACGAcgcaccagcaccaccgGTGAAGTACGACGCAAGGCTCAGGGAGCGTGACATGGGGGTCATTGAAGGGATGCACCTCGCCGAGGCGGAACGGTACGCCGCTAAGCACGGCGGCGGGTCCTTCAGGGACTTTGGTGAACCCGCTGACCAGTTCATGGCCCGTCTACGTGCTGGACTCGAAGCTGCTGTAAAGGACGCCTCCGCTCATGGGTGCAAGAACGTCGCTGTGGTGAGCCACGGTGGGGCCATCCGTGGGTTACTCAAGTGGCTCGTACAGGGggccggtggtggtgactTGCAGCAAGTGATTGTGTTCAACACGAGCGTCACGGTCGTCGACTACACGAAACACGACGGCCAGTACACCGTGCGCACCGTGGGGAACACTGCACACTTGGGCGATGGAGAGTTTGTGGTCAGTGACTTGAAGCTCCGTTGA
- the RDL1 gene encoding thiosulfate sulfurtransferase RDL1 (similar to Saccharomyces cerevisiae YOR285W; ancestral locus Anc_8.746): protein MAGQSGFWKSVSDAWNGVPVAGGDDGSRSGDDGGSGAPLPEVDFDAVCQSVRDGSAVIVDVREPAEYSVVSIPGSLNVPYTSHPDAMALQPHEFEQILGVTKPPTEGRRLVFMCASGMRANRAARVAKSAGYSDVAVYKGSMNDWVSRGGNKMKL from the coding sequence ATGGCTGGTCAAAGTGGGTTTTGGAAGAGTGTGAGTGACGCTTGGAACGGTGTTCCAGTTGCAGGTGGTGACGATGGTAGTAGAAGTGGTGATGATGGTGGTAGCGGGGCGCCGCTGCCCGAGGTGGACTTCGATGCGGTGTGCCAGAGTGTGCGGGACGGGTCTGCTGTGATCGTGGACGTGAGGGAGCCCGCAGAGTATTCCGTCGTGAGCATTCCCGGGTCCCTCAACGTGCCCTACACATCGCACCCGGACGCGATGGCATTGCAACCACACGAGTTTGAGCAGATCCTGGGCGTCACGAAGCCACCAACGGAGGGGAGACGCCTGGTGTTCATGTGTGCCTCGGGGATGCGTGCCAATAGGGCCGCGAGAGTCGCCAAGAGTGCTGGGTACAGCGATGTGGCCGTGTACAAGGGGTCCATGAACGACTGGGTGTCCCGTGGAGGCAACAAGATGAAGTTGTAG
- the KNAG0G03000 gene encoding uncharacterized protein (similar to Saccharomyces cerevisiae YOR289W; ancestral locus Anc_8.751), with the protein MAAVQAFYAFYTLYESLNGGVGDLGPFSGLEDVARRVYLEEGALAVSDTQRVSLFITWKKRERLRGCIGTFGRLPAARAVQRYALVSALEDSRFPPIQLRELPELHCTCNILDNFTIIYSKQQDSTGGPQDIFDWDVGTHGVELKFRDPWSHTLRSATFLPEVMLEQHWDKRATFENLVQKAGCSDGAAQHIVDHYEKYFVEVIRYEGYATEIAYPEFMRKWSNALPTD; encoded by the coding sequence ATGGCGGCTGTGCAGGCTTTCTACGCGTTCTACACTCTGTATGAGAGCTTGAatggtggtgttggtgaCTTGGGTCCGTTCTCTGGGTTGGAGGATGTCGCCAGGAGGGTGTACCTTGAGGAAGGGGCCCTAGCGGTATCCGATACGCAGCGGGTATCCCTCTTCATCACTTGGAAGAAGCGGGAACGTCTCAGAGGTTGTATTGGGACGTTTGGGAGGTTGCCGGCGGCTCGGGCAGTCCAGAGGTACGCTTTAGTGTCCGCCTTGGAGGACTCGAGATTCCCGCCCATCCAGCTCAGGGAACTACCAGAGTTACACTGTACTTGCAACATCCTAGACAACTTCACTATAATCTACAGCAAGCAGCAGGACAGTACAGGGGGTCCCCAGGATATATTCGACTGGGATGTAGGGACACACGGTGTGGAACTCAAGTTCAGGGACCCTTGGTCGCACACGCTCCGCAGCGCAACGTTCCTCCCAGAGGTCATGCTCGAGCAGCATTGGGACAAGCGTGCCACTTTCGAGAACCTCGTACAGAAGGCAGGGTGCAGTGACGGGGCTGCCCAGCACATTGTGGACCACTACGAGAAGTACTTCGTCGAAGTCATCCGCTATGAGGGCTACGCCACAGAGATCGCGTACCCGGAGTTCATGCGCAAGTGGAGCAACGCCCTCCCAACAGACTGA
- the RDL2 gene encoding thiosulfate sulfurtransferase RDL2 (similar to Saccharomyces cerevisiae YOR286W; ancestral locus Anc_8.747) has protein sequence MWRSCVSVGRAALVGPHRRWLFQSRAVLAAKVYTFEDVRRLVQQPAPGRLLVDVREPEEVQENALPGAVNIPLKSSPGALGLSAEEFRDVFHFDKPPLDSELVFLCARGVRAQTAEELARSYGYEHTGVYPGSIAEWIKRGGETVKKQTKA, from the coding sequence ATGTGGAGGTCCTGTGTGAGTGTTGGTCGTGCGGCCCTTGTGGGTCCCCACCGTCGGTGGTTGTTTCAGTCCAGGGCGGTCCTTGCCGCAAAAGTGTACACTTTCGAGGACGTGCGGCGGCTTGTTCAGCAACCTGCCCCGGGGAGGTTGCTCGTTGATGTGCGGGAGCCAGAGGAGGTCCAAGAGAATGCGCTGCCCGGTGCGGTGAACATCCCTTTGAAAAGTTCCCCCGGTGCGTTGGGTCTCTCTGCGGAGGAGTTCCGCGACGTGTTCCACTTCGATAAACCACCACTCGATAGCGAACTCGTGTTCCTTTGTGCTAGGGGGGTCAGGGCCCAGACTGCGGAGGAACTTGCTAGATCGTATGGGTACGAGCATACGGGTGTGTACCCTGGTTCCATCGCAGAGTGGATCAAGAGAGGCGGCGAGACCGTCAAGAAACAGACCAAAGCTTGA